In Nitratireductor mangrovi, the genomic window CACCGGCGCACTTACATTGGCTCGATGCCCGGCAAGGTCATCCAGTCGATGAAGAAGGCCAAGAAGTCCAACCCGCTCTTCCTGCTCGACGAGATCGACAAGATGGGCATGGATTTCCGCGGGGATCCGTCCTCCGCGCTGCTTGAGGTGCTGGATCCTGAGCAGAACTCGACCTTCATGGACCACTATCTGGAGGTGGAGTACGACCTGTCGAGCGTCATGTTCGTGACGACGGCCAACACGCTGAACATCCCGCCGGCCCTGATGGACCGCATGGAGATCATCCGTATCGCCGGCTACACCGAAGACGAGAAGGTCGAGATCGCCAAGCGGCACCTGCTGCCCAAGGCGATCCGCGATCACGCGCTGCAACCCAAGGAGTTCTCGGTCGACGAGGAAGCCATTCGTCTCGCGATCCGCACTTATACCCGCGAGGCAGGCGTGCGCAATCTCGAACGGGAACTGATGAAGCTGGCGCGCAAGGCTGTCACGGAGATCCTCAAGACCGGCAAGAAGTCGGTCAAGATCACCGAGAAGAACCTGGCCGACTATCTCGGCGTGCCGCGTTATCGCTTCGGCCGTGCCGAAGGCGAGGATCAGGTGGGCGTCGTCACCGGGCTTGCCTGGACCGAGGTCGGCGGCGAACTTCTGACGATCGAAGGCGTCATGATGCCTGGCAAGGGCAAGATGACGGTCACCGGCAATCTGCGCGACGTGATGAAGGAATCGATCTCGGCGGCGGCGTCCTATGTCCGCTCCCGGGCTGTCGATTTCGGCATCGAACCGCCAACCTTCGACAAGAAGGATATCCACGTCCATGTGCCCGAGGGCGCGACCCCGAAGGACGGCCCCTCGGCTGGCGTGGCGATGGTGACGGCAATCGTTTCGGTGCTGACCGGTATTCCTGTGCGCAAGGATGTCGCCATGACTGGCGAGATCACGCTGCGCGGCCATGTGCTGCCGATCGGCGGCCTCAAGGAAAAGCTGCTGGCCGCGCTCAGGGGAGGTATCAAGAAGGTACTGATCCCCGAGGAGAACGCCAAGGACCTGGCCGAAATACCGGACAATGTGAAGAGCGGGCTGGAGATCATTCCGGTCGCGCGCGTCGGCGAGGTGCTCAAGCATGCGCTGGAGCGCATGCCGGAGCCGATCGAATGGGTCGAACCCGTCGAGGCCGCCAAGTCCACGGCCGAGGATGCCGGCGCGCAGAGCCTCGCGCACTAGCCGTCTCGAAGGTTGTGCGCAACCATGAGTGGAAAGCCGGGCCTTGCGCCCGGCTTTTTCGTTGGAAAACGCCCGCGAAACCGCGCATTTCCGGTATTTAGCCGATTTGCTGCTTGGTTGTGGCGGCGCGAGTCCCTACAGTCCGGGCGCGGCGGATTGAGTCGCGACAAATGCGGTTTTTCAGCGAATGAGGATTTCATGAACAAGAACGAACTCGTATCGGCCGTCGCCGAAGCGGCCAGCCTCTCGAAGAGCGACGCCCAGTCTGCCGTTGAAGCCGTGTTCTCTGTGATCACCGGGGAACTCAAGAAGGGCGGCGACGTCCGTCTCGTCGGTTTCGGAAATTTCGAGGTTTCGCGGCGCGAGGCATCGACCGGCCGCAATCCGCAGACCGGCCAGCCGGTTCAGATTCCGGCCCGCAACGTGCCGAAGTTCTCG contains:
- the lon gene encoding endopeptidase La — its product is MTTSTRSTGASSGNVFAVLPLRDIVVFPHMIVPLFVGREKSIKALEDVMGADKQILLATQMNAADDDPAPDAIYEVGTLANVLQLLKLPDGTVKVLVEGASRARITDFTDRADFHEVHAEILDEPEEEEVEIEALARSVVADFENYVKLNKKISPEVVGAASQIEDYSKLADTIASHLAIKIPEKQEMLATLPVRERLEKAMGFMEAEISVLQVEKRIRSRVKRQMEKTQREYYLNEQMKAIQKELGEGEDGRDEMAELEERIKKTKLSKEAREKANAELKKLRTMSPMSAEATVVRNYLDWLLSIPWSKNSRVKQDLHFAQEVLDTDHYGLEKVKERIVEYLAVQSRQKKLKGPILCLVGPPGVGKTSLGKSIARATGREFIRMALGGVRDEAEIRGHRRTYIGSMPGKVIQSMKKAKKSNPLFLLDEIDKMGMDFRGDPSSALLEVLDPEQNSTFMDHYLEVEYDLSSVMFVTTANTLNIPPALMDRMEIIRIAGYTEDEKVEIAKRHLLPKAIRDHALQPKEFSVDEEAIRLAIRTYTREAGVRNLERELMKLARKAVTEILKTGKKSVKITEKNLADYLGVPRYRFGRAEGEDQVGVVTGLAWTEVGGELLTIEGVMMPGKGKMTVTGNLRDVMKESISAAASYVRSRAVDFGIEPPTFDKKDIHVHVPEGATPKDGPSAGVAMVTAIVSVLTGIPVRKDVAMTGEITLRGHVLPIGGLKEKLLAALRGGIKKVLIPEENAKDLAEIPDNVKSGLEIIPVARVGEVLKHALERMPEPIEWVEPVEAAKSTAEDAGAQSLAH
- a CDS encoding HU family DNA-binding protein gives rise to the protein MNKNELVSAVAEAASLSKSDAQSAVEAVFSVITGELKKGGDVRLVGFGNFEVSRREASTGRNPQTGQPVQIPARNVPKFSAGKGLKDAVN